The Providencia rettgeri genome includes a window with the following:
- the ade2 gene encoding Adenine deaminase 2 translates to MCITEQNRRHVIQSAKGEKPFDLLLANANIVDMVTGEVRLADIGITGNLIASVHPTGTRTDANETHDLSGYFISPGLIDTHVHLESSHLPPVRYAEIVLAQGTTAVFWDPHELANVLGLEGVRYAIDSSRNLPLDVMVAAPSSVPSTPGLEMSGADFAGNEMSTMLSWPEVRGVAEVMDMFGVLHGSDRMEEILNAGITSGKLIEGHARGLKGADLQAYLAAGVTSDHELTSAEDALEKLRAGLTLQIRGSHPYLLPDIVATLKSLPHLSSQITVCTDDVPPDILIEKGGIIALLNLLIEHGMPATDVLRFATFNAAIRMQRHDLGLIAAGRKANLVIFDSLETLKAQAVYISGQKIAENNQLINALSAHNDILPPRDTMQLSPITPNDCTLKIDGINNGSARLRHIRGARFTQWGEIDVQIKNSVVQVPNNFSLIRVQHRHGRHDALPQIALLEGWGELRGAIATSYSHDSHNLVVLGRDPDDMAIAANLLIESGGGMALVQNGQVLAHVAMPIAGMLSDLPATELAAQFRQLRELSSEIADWEPPYRVFKAIEGTCLACNAGPHLTDLGLTDGTTRQIVDAVIHTAKHA, encoded by the coding sequence ATGTGCATAACAGAACAAAATAGGCGTCACGTCATTCAATCTGCTAAAGGCGAAAAGCCTTTTGACCTTTTACTCGCTAATGCCAATATTGTTGATATGGTAACCGGTGAAGTTCGCCTTGCAGATATCGGGATCACCGGCAACCTAATTGCTAGCGTTCATCCTACTGGAACCCGTACGGACGCAAATGAAACCCATGATTTATCAGGCTATTTCATTTCACCTGGCTTAATAGACACTCATGTCCATTTAGAAAGCTCACACTTACCCCCTGTACGTTATGCCGAAATAGTTCTAGCTCAAGGAACAACGGCTGTATTTTGGGATCCCCATGAGCTTGCCAATGTATTAGGCCTAGAAGGTGTACGTTATGCTATTGATTCTAGCCGAAATTTACCGCTAGATGTCATGGTTGCAGCCCCTTCGTCAGTGCCATCAACACCTGGCTTAGAAATGTCTGGAGCAGACTTTGCTGGGAATGAAATGTCAACCATGCTGAGTTGGCCGGAAGTTCGTGGCGTAGCCGAGGTCATGGATATGTTTGGTGTGCTCCATGGCAGTGACAGAATGGAAGAAATTCTAAATGCAGGAATTACATCAGGCAAGCTTATAGAAGGCCATGCAAGAGGTTTAAAAGGAGCTGATCTCCAAGCATATCTGGCTGCCGGCGTCACCTCTGATCACGAGTTAACCTCGGCTGAAGATGCCCTTGAAAAGCTACGTGCGGGCCTTACATTACAAATTCGTGGCTCACATCCTTACCTCCTTCCTGATATTGTTGCCACATTAAAATCCTTACCGCATTTGTCATCACAAATCACAGTATGCACGGATGACGTGCCTCCCGACATATTAATTGAAAAAGGTGGCATTATTGCGTTATTAAACCTGTTAATTGAGCATGGAATGCCAGCAACGGACGTACTACGCTTTGCTACATTTAATGCTGCAATACGCATGCAACGCCATGACCTTGGCCTAATTGCTGCAGGGAGAAAAGCAAATTTAGTCATCTTCGATTCATTGGAAACGTTGAAAGCACAAGCCGTGTATATATCCGGCCAAAAAATTGCAGAAAATAACCAACTTATCAATGCATTAAGTGCACATAATGATATTTTACCACCGCGAGACACCATGCAACTCTCGCCAATCACCCCAAATGATTGCACGTTAAAAATTGATGGAATCAATAATGGTAGTGCGCGTTTACGTCATATTCGTGGGGCACGTTTTACCCAATGGGGCGAAATTGACGTACAAATCAAAAATAGCGTGGTACAAGTGCCGAATAATTTCAGCCTTATTCGAGTTCAACACCGTCACGGCCGCCACGATGCTTTACCTCAGATAGCCTTACTTGAGGGTTGGGGGGAATTACGCGGAGCCATTGCGACTAGCTATTCACACGATTCACATAACCTCGTTGTCCTTGGTCGTGACCCTGATGATATGGCCATCGCCGCTAATTTATTAATCGAGAGTGGCGGAGGTATGGCGTTAGTACAAAATGGTCAGGTTTTAGCTCATGTCGCTATGCCAATTGCCGGTATGCTATCAGATTTACCCGCAACTGAGCTGGCTGCTCAATTTCGCCAATTGCGTGAATTAAGCAGTGAAATCGCTGATTGGGAGCCACCTTATCGAGTCTTTAAGGCTATTGAAGGAACCTGTCTTGCTTGCAATGCAGGCCCACATTTAACCGATTTAGGATTAACGGATGGAACAACACGTCAAATCGTTGACGCTGTCATCCATACTGCTAAGCACGCATAG
- the tpd gene encoding Pathogen-specific membrane antigen yields the protein MKLVYKAAVSGLALFSISALAQEYPLGHPVIKNGMEIQGVYLQPITMDTEEGHHAMSHLAADKADVHLEADIHAVEDNPNGFAEGDWIPYLTIEYSVTKLGDKPQTQTGTFMPMVASDGPHYGENIKLDGNGKYRVTYKIYPPSHNKDVAFGRHIDKETGVAPWFQPFEVSWDFDYAGVGRKGSY from the coding sequence ATGAAACTCGTCTATAAAGCTGCTGTTTCAGGTCTCGCGTTGTTTTCAATCTCAGCATTAGCTCAAGAGTACCCTCTCGGTCACCCTGTGATCAAAAACGGAATGGAAATCCAAGGTGTTTACCTACAACCAATTACAATGGATACCGAAGAAGGCCATCATGCAATGTCTCACTTAGCTGCAGATAAAGCAGATGTCCACTTAGAAGCAGATATCCACGCTGTTGAAGATAACCCAAATGGCTTTGCAGAAGGTGATTGGATCCCTTACCTAACCATTGAATATTCAGTCACTAAACTTGGTGATAAACCACAAACTCAAACAGGCACATTTATGCCTATGGTGGCAAGTGATGGCCCTCATTATGGGGAAAACATCAAATTAGATGGCAATGGTAAATACCGTGTCACCTATAAAATCTATCCGCCATCACACAATAAAGATGTTGCCTTTGGCCGTCATATTGATAAAGAAACGGGTGTGGCTCCTTGGTTCCAACCTTTCGAAGTCTCTTGGGATTTTGACTACGCAGGTGTTGGCCGTAAAGGTAGTTACTAA
- the efeO gene encoding Iron uptake system component EfeO precursor has translation MSSSLRHNIKWVSISLILSMALPNLVQGKALRSPVQTGDNIIIAKGDIPTPEKYQHAIQTYLAFATAELAEMVTQLELLQQSLQQGKLEQAQAAYIQAHQHYETVRPIIILFGNTDRTINPRADYFLDKETDYRFTGFHLVEYQLFMQKNTELASTANQELLLKGRDLYKRVATETIEIPKLVQASADFIEMILETKLGGKENIYSLSDLTDIAANLKGSQKIIEIIKPFIKPETLEKIQKNDQLINQIMQSYQLSNTTYQPYSQLQLKDKMALYSLLTQQAETLAKLRAELDVDVYYKY, from the coding sequence ATGTCTAGCTCACTGAGGCATAACATCAAATGGGTCTCGATTAGCTTAATACTCAGTATGGCACTACCTAACTTGGTTCAAGGTAAAGCACTGAGATCCCCTGTACAAACAGGGGATAACATCATTATCGCTAAAGGGGATATTCCTACTCCTGAAAAATATCAACATGCTATCCAAACCTATTTAGCCTTTGCCACTGCTGAATTGGCAGAAATGGTGACGCAATTGGAATTGTTACAACAGAGTTTACAACAAGGAAAGCTAGAACAAGCCCAAGCCGCGTATATTCAGGCTCACCAACATTATGAAACAGTACGCCCGATTATTATTTTATTTGGTAATACGGATAGAACAATTAATCCAAGAGCCGATTACTTCCTTGATAAAGAAACTGATTACCGCTTTACGGGGTTTCATCTTGTTGAATACCAATTATTTATGCAAAAAAATACTGAACTTGCCTCAACGGCAAACCAAGAATTATTACTTAAAGGGCGTGATTTGTATAAACGGGTAGCAACTGAAACCATTGAAATTCCTAAGCTCGTGCAAGCCTCAGCTGATTTTATTGAAATGATCTTAGAAACAAAATTGGGCGGTAAAGAAAATATCTACAGTTTGTCTGATTTAACTGATATTGCTGCTAATTTAAAAGGGTCACAAAAGATAATTGAAATTATTAAGCCTTTTATCAAGCCAGAGACCCTTGAAAAAATACAAAAAAATGACCAACTGATTAACCAAATAATGCAGTCATATCAACTATCAAATACGACATATCAACCTTATAGCCAATTACAACTCAAAGACAAAATGGCGCTTTATTCATTACTCACTCAGCAAGCCGAAACTTTAGCAAAATTACGTGCTGAGCTCGATGTCGATGTTTACTATAAATATTAA
- the efeB gene encoding Deferrochelatase/peroxidase EfeB precursor, translated as MQAKLRNILQTNGMSRRNALKMLAISSAVLAAPALKAQDKIADCQLTYDKAINYLGPHQAGVLTPEPKNASFIAFNMTANSIEELQTVFTLLTQRIADLTQPQKAPSINNDKMPPAESGILGTQQQPDSLTITVALGNSLFDNRFGLNKIKPKYLSEMTSFPNDRLEQKWYGGDLLLQICANSQESVIYALRDILRHISPYSFPLWKIDGFLPARDIDNHSTPINLFGFKDGTGNAPADDKLLMNELIWITKGSQEPSWCDGGTYQAVRLIRFNLEFWDRTPLEDQENDFGRHKDSGAPIGMKKEHDDPEFGQDPHGDRILFDSHMRRAEPRNPERYTAKLRRRSYSYSLGLTETGALDMGLIFVSFQKNLKTGFIDTQKRLNGEPLERYIKPFGGGYYFVLPGIESAQNILAEKMFTALKQTK; from the coding sequence ATGCAAGCTAAACTGAGAAATATATTGCAAACCAACGGAATGTCCCGGCGTAATGCCCTAAAAATGCTCGCAATTAGTAGCGCAGTTTTAGCCGCCCCAGCATTAAAAGCACAAGATAAAATCGCCGATTGCCAACTCACTTATGACAAAGCAATCAATTATCTTGGGCCACACCAAGCCGGTGTTTTGACGCCTGAACCCAAAAATGCCTCCTTTATCGCATTTAATATGACGGCAAATTCCATCGAAGAATTACAGACTGTTTTTACTCTACTGACCCAACGCATTGCTGATTTAACCCAACCCCAAAAAGCACCTTCAATCAATAATGATAAAATGCCTCCCGCAGAATCCGGTATTCTGGGAACGCAACAACAACCTGATTCACTAACCATCACCGTTGCTTTAGGTAACTCTCTGTTTGATAACCGGTTCGGATTAAATAAAATCAAGCCTAAATATCTTAGTGAAATGACCAGTTTCCCCAACGATCGGTTAGAGCAGAAATGGTATGGTGGCGATCTTCTTCTACAAATATGCGCGAATAGCCAAGAAAGCGTTATCTATGCATTACGTGATATTTTGCGTCATATTTCTCCATATAGCTTTCCTCTCTGGAAAATCGACGGCTTCTTACCGGCACGAGATATTGATAACCATTCCACTCCTATCAATCTTTTTGGTTTTAAGGATGGAACGGGAAATGCGCCCGCTGATGACAAATTATTGATGAACGAATTAATTTGGATAACAAAAGGCAGTCAAGAGCCATCTTGGTGTGACGGAGGGACATACCAAGCAGTACGTCTCATTCGCTTTAATTTAGAATTTTGGGATAGAACGCCATTAGAAGATCAAGAAAATGATTTTGGTCGGCATAAAGATTCAGGAGCCCCTATCGGCATGAAAAAGGAGCACGATGATCCTGAGTTTGGCCAAGACCCTCATGGTGACCGTATTTTATTTGATTCCCATATGCGCCGTGCAGAACCCCGTAATCCTGAACGTTATACCGCAAAACTAAGGCGAAGAAGCTACAGCTATTCACTCGGGTTAACCGAAACAGGGGCTCTCGATATGGGGTTGATTTTCGTCTCTTTTCAGAAAAATTTAAAAACAGGCTTTATCGACACTCAAAAGCGCCTTAATGGTGAACCGCTTGAACGCTATATCAAGCCCTTTGGTGGTGGGTACTACTTTGTATTACCAGGAATCGAGTCGGCACAAAACATACTTGCTGAAAAAATGTTTACAGCCTTAAAGCAAACTAAATAA
- the oxyR_1 gene encoding Morphology and auto-aggregation control protein — MIEPWQRLPALTLKQLQYFVTLAKLRHFTETANRLAVSQPALSSALRQIETVIGGKLINRTASSVTLTELGAAILPHAQQILSVSHRAFSEIQKIIAEGGDGTLRIGLVPSVSSLLFPAVPELLNQYFPRLNIEFYDQTNDALINKLINHEIDFGIGVLDSSVPQNLAIFPLQDDPFVAVIHNDDAVADNRFHMPWKLLNNRDVAVFSKGNIQRLVAATVESHRLKLKIRYQVDYIETLYGLVRSKLAIAILPQLYTVHLRDPELKVLQLQQPELTRTVALIRNSQQTTPLMDEVFQVLLKVLRDNNA, encoded by the coding sequence ATGATAGAACCTTGGCAGAGGCTGCCTGCACTCACGCTCAAACAGCTACAGTATTTTGTGACGTTAGCGAAACTTCGTCATTTTACCGAGACCGCTAATCGTCTAGCGGTAAGTCAACCTGCTTTGAGTAGTGCTTTGCGGCAAATAGAGACGGTTATCGGAGGAAAGCTAATTAATCGCACAGCTTCATCCGTAACATTAACGGAGCTAGGTGCTGCAATTTTGCCACATGCACAGCAAATACTGAGTGTTTCTCATCGCGCATTTAGTGAAATTCAAAAAATAATCGCGGAAGGAGGGGATGGAACATTACGTATTGGCTTAGTTCCTTCCGTAAGTTCTCTGTTATTTCCTGCTGTGCCTGAACTATTAAATCAATATTTTCCGAGGCTTAATATTGAGTTTTATGACCAAACGAATGACGCTTTGATTAATAAACTTATCAATCATGAAATTGATTTCGGTATTGGGGTGTTAGATAGTTCAGTACCTCAGAATTTAGCTATTTTTCCACTACAAGATGACCCTTTTGTGGCTGTTATCCATAATGATGACGCAGTAGCGGATAATAGATTTCATATGCCATGGAAGCTACTCAATAACCGTGATGTGGCTGTATTTTCGAAGGGTAATATTCAACGCTTGGTCGCTGCGACAGTGGAAAGTCACCGTTTAAAATTAAAGATTCGCTATCAAGTGGATTACATTGAAACGCTATATGGCTTAGTTCGCTCAAAACTCGCGATTGCGATTTTACCACAGCTTTATACTGTACATTTACGTGATCCAGAATTGAAAGTTTTACAATTACAACAACCCGAGTTAACTCGTACAGTAGCCTTAATTCGCAATAGCCAACAAACGACGCCGTTAATGGATGAGGTTTTTCAGGTATTGTTAAAAGTATTGCGTGATAATAACGCATAA
- the efeU gene encoding Ferrous iron uptake protein, translated as MGQVLFVVWRESFEALLVIGIIYAWIKRHPDAHNGMKYLWAGVAIGVITSILLALLIYGVFNVLDDTGQSLFMIFMELLACILIVQMVYWMNKHGSSMKSEIESGISRNAAHHNWWGAALIIAIAIAREGSEIVVFLSSFIMSLTASNASAFFIEVGGGIAIAGLTLYAFLLTNRLVSWSIFFKVTGVILLFLALSLLLKGVEESANLLIEYDFSIPDFLIYPAWDTTAFLDDSGIAGNFISSFFAYRSQPIWLSVITFILYWAIVIPLLTRSKKNV; from the coding sequence ATGGGACAAGTTCTGTTTGTTGTGTGGCGTGAAAGTTTTGAAGCGTTGCTTGTCATTGGTATTATTTATGCATGGATTAAACGTCACCCTGACGCACATAATGGTATGAAATACCTTTGGGCCGGTGTCGCTATTGGGGTTATTACCTCCATCTTACTCGCACTTCTCATCTATGGCGTATTTAATGTCCTTGATGATACAGGGCAATCACTGTTTATGATTTTTATGGAGCTACTCGCTTGTATCCTGATTGTCCAAATGGTGTATTGGATGAACAAGCATGGCAGCTCAATGAAATCAGAAATTGAATCAGGAATAAGCCGTAATGCGGCTCACCATAACTGGTGGGGCGCCGCATTGATTATTGCCATTGCCATTGCCCGTGAAGGAAGCGAAATCGTCGTCTTTTTATCTAGCTTTATTATGTCGTTAACCGCGTCTAATGCATCGGCTTTCTTTATTGAAGTCGGTGGTGGAATTGCAATTGCAGGCCTTACACTCTATGCATTCTTATTAACAAATCGTTTAGTTTCATGGTCTATCTTCTTTAAGGTTACCGGCGTTATTCTATTATTCCTCGCGTTATCTCTCCTACTTAAAGGGGTAGAAGAAAGCGCTAACTTACTGATTGAATATGATTTTTCCATCCCTGATTTTTTAATTTATCCCGCTTGGGATACAACTGCATTTCTTGACGATTCGGGTATTGCTGGTAATTTTATCTCATCTTTCTTTGCCTATCGTTCACAGCCTATTTGGCTCAGTGTCATTACCTTTATCCTTTATTGGGCTATTGTGATCCCATTGCTTACTCGGAGCAAAAAAAATGTCTAG
- the yicO gene encoding Putative permease yicO, producing MADNSINTPTSGSWLERRFALRERGSSVKTECLAGVTGFLAAAYLLVVIPGLLAVGGMDKGAATTGTIIVFVIASLLMAFYANLPFIVGPGIGGSVLVGITLAGSEGIDWQIGLGIACWSGILFFLLTKFGLREVVTRSVPQSIKLGLTASIGLFVAVLGFRNAGLVLANPKTNALMLGDFLSPGALVALAGFFVAIALQARKIPGGILWAILFATLLGIPFGVTKLPESFIGIPHSVAPVLGHVDLIGALNIAFLPFLFVFFAAEFFSTMGTTLAVGGEAGLLDKEGNMPNINRPFIVDSIAAALGPWVGIPAATALIESSAAAEAGGKTGMTALAAAFMFLLMLLFTPIALMIPAQATAPALILIGLNMFSGLRKVDLGNFTDGLPVLMMVMITLIANSFGTGIAGGLLFYILIKAVAGKWREIPISLWILAVPLVYYFSTLVKH from the coding sequence ATGGCTGACAATTCAATAAATACGCCAACATCAGGGAGTTGGCTAGAAAGGCGCTTTGCTTTACGTGAGCGCGGCAGTTCAGTAAAAACAGAGTGTTTAGCTGGGGTGACCGGTTTTTTAGCCGCAGCTTACTTGCTCGTGGTGATCCCCGGTTTACTTGCCGTTGGAGGGATGGATAAAGGAGCCGCAACCACGGGAACAATTATTGTCTTCGTCATTGCCAGTTTATTAATGGCATTCTATGCAAACTTACCTTTTATTGTTGGCCCTGGTATTGGAGGCTCAGTCCTTGTCGGTATTACACTTGCAGGCAGTGAAGGTATTGACTGGCAAATAGGGCTCGGCATTGCTTGTTGGTCAGGGATCTTATTTTTTCTATTAACTAAATTTGGTTTGCGTGAAGTTGTTACGCGCTCTGTCCCACAATCAATTAAACTCGGATTAACTGCATCAATTGGCCTTTTCGTTGCCGTATTAGGCTTTCGAAATGCAGGATTAGTACTCGCTAACCCAAAAACAAATGCATTAATGCTTGGTGATTTTCTTTCCCCCGGAGCATTAGTTGCACTTGCTGGCTTTTTCGTTGCAATTGCACTACAAGCTCGCAAAATACCGGGCGGAATTTTATGGGCTATTTTATTTGCAACCCTCTTAGGCATTCCTTTTGGTGTCACAAAATTACCTGAAAGCTTTATTGGTATTCCACACTCTGTAGCTCCTGTATTAGGGCATGTAGACTTAATTGGCGCATTAAATATCGCGTTTCTTCCTTTCTTATTTGTCTTTTTTGCTGCTGAGTTTTTCTCAACCATGGGGACAACATTAGCGGTTGGCGGAGAAGCTGGTTTATTAGATAAAGAAGGTAATATGCCCAATATTAACCGTCCCTTTATCGTTGACTCAATTGCTGCAGCACTAGGCCCATGGGTCGGTATTCCAGCCGCAACCGCACTTATTGAGTCCTCAGCGGCGGCAGAGGCTGGAGGTAAAACAGGCATGACAGCTCTTGCTGCAGCCTTTATGTTTTTATTAATGCTGTTATTTACACCAATCGCATTAATGATCCCAGCACAAGCCACGGCTCCTGCTCTGATTTTAATTGGACTAAATATGTTCAGTGGTTTACGAAAAGTAGACTTAGGCAATTTTACCGATGGCTTACCCGTATTAATGATGGTGATGATTACGCTAATCGCTAATAGCTTTGGTACGGGTATCGCCGGTGGGTTGTTATTCTATATCTTAATTAAAGCCGTTGCTGGCAAGTGGAGAGAAATTCCAATTAGCTTGTGGATACTTGCGGTACCTCTTGTTTATTATTTCTCAACACTAGTGAAACACTAA